From the genome of Ptychodera flava strain L36383 chromosome 22, AS_Pfla_20210202, whole genome shotgun sequence, one region includes:
- the LOC139122867 gene encoding mitotic spindle assembly checkpoint protein MAD2A-like, which produces MAATKQATKNSITLKGSAEMVAEFFHYGINNLLYQRGIYPPETFTRVQKYGLTILVTTDDSLKEYLSNVLTQLKDWLIEKTVQRLVLVVNDIDTNEVLERWQFDVECDKSVTQDSKPRKVVEEDINKGIKAVIRQITASVTFLPLLEGATVFDLLIYTDKDADTPELWEESGPQLIPRAQEVKLRSFTTTIHKVDAMVAYKSDQ; this is translated from the exons ATGGCGGCCACGAAGCAGGCAACCAAAAACAGTATCACGTTGAAAGGTTCAGCGGAAATGGTCGCAGAGTTTTTCC ACTATGGAATCAACAATCTGCTGTACCAACGGGGAATATATCCACCAGAAACCTTCACCAGGGTTCAGAAGTATGGCTTGACGATATTAGTAACCACAGACGACTCACTGAAAGAATATTTGTCAAATGTACTCACTCAACTGAAAG ACTGGTTGATTGAGAAGACAGTTCAAAGGTTAGTCCTGGTTGTCAATGATATAGACACCAATGAAGTGCTAGAGAGATGGCAATTTGATGTGGAATGTGACAAATCAGTGACACAGGACAG CAAACCCAGAAAAGTTGTTGAGGAAGACATCAACAAAGGCATCAAAGCTGTAATCAGACAAATCACAGCCTCTGTAACATTTTTACCACTGCTAGAAGGAGCAA CCGTATTTGACCTGCTGATATACACAGACAAAGACGCTGACACCCCAGAGCTGTGGGAGGAGTCGGGACCCCAGCTCATACCCAGAGCACAGGAAGTCAAACTCAGATCATTTACCACCACCATACACAAAGTAGACGCCATGGTGGCCTACAAAAGTGACCAGTAA